A stretch of the Kiloniellales bacterium genome encodes the following:
- a CDS encoding DUF1127 domain-containing protein: protein MSGFASDPRGTYLLRQSGLPSDFLHRLTGLPIRIMDRLLTWQDRAAERAHLASLDDHRLKDIGITRAQANFEARKPFWRA from the coding sequence ATGTCCGGCTTCGCCTCTGACCCCCGCGGAACCTATCTGCTGCGCCAGTCCGGCCTGCCGTCGGATTTCCTGCACCGGCTGACGGGCCTCCCGATCCGGATCATGGACCGCCTCCTGACCTGGCAGGACCGGGCGGCCGAGCGGGCCCATCTCGCCAGCCTCGACGACCACCGCCTGAAGGACATCGGGATCACCCGCGCCCAGGCCAACTTCGAAGCCCGGAAGCCCTTCTGGCGCGCCTAG
- a CDS encoding MFS transporter: MIAPSTRLVLVFACLGHAWFHVLVALYLILVLLIEPVWQRPYDELIALWTPGALLLGLAAPAAGWLGDRWGEVRVMIVFFIGSGAATIACGLAPGPLPLLAGLSLLGLFGAIYHPVGTAWVVKHATARGRAIAVLGICGSLGAAVSSLVAGGLADLFDWRLAFVIPGAATLATGLALLAAYLTGRVADREGDALAQREPERGAVRQAFAVLAVTMSLTTVLYYAFTTMLPKWLERELGPALGEGLLALGALVTLVYLLGATAQFVGGHFADRGKAKAVYVVSFALKAAALILAVFVTGWPVVAAAVVVVFVFDIAAPVENVLIARFTSSRRRGLAYGLRNGIAILAGPLGVQLVAWLFDEAVGFDALLLVLAALALLILFAALLLPVERPEPAAQTGPPV; this comes from the coding sequence ATGATCGCGCCGTCCACCCGCCTGGTCCTGGTCTTCGCCTGCCTGGGGCACGCCTGGTTCCACGTCCTGGTCGCGCTCTACCTGATCCTGGTCCTCCTGATCGAGCCGGTCTGGCAGCGTCCCTACGACGAGCTGATCGCGCTCTGGACCCCGGGGGCCCTGCTGCTCGGCCTGGCGGCGCCGGCGGCGGGCTGGCTCGGCGACCGCTGGGGCGAGGTCCGGGTGATGATCGTCTTCTTCATCGGCAGCGGGGCCGCCACCATCGCCTGCGGCCTCGCCCCGGGGCCGCTTCCCTTGCTGGCGGGGCTGTCCCTGCTCGGTCTCTTCGGGGCGATCTACCATCCGGTCGGCACCGCCTGGGTGGTCAAGCACGCGACCGCCCGGGGCCGGGCCATCGCGGTGCTGGGCATCTGCGGCAGCCTGGGCGCCGCGGTCTCTTCCCTGGTCGCGGGCGGCCTGGCCGATCTCTTCGACTGGCGCCTGGCCTTCGTCATCCCGGGCGCCGCCACCCTGGCGACCGGGCTGGCGCTGCTGGCGGCCTATCTGACCGGCCGCGTGGCCGACCGCGAAGGCGATGCCCTGGCCCAGCGCGAACCGGAGCGCGGCGCGGTCCGCCAGGCCTTCGCCGTGCTCGCCGTGACCATGTCGCTGACCACCGTGCTCTACTACGCCTTTACGACCATGCTGCCCAAGTGGCTGGAGCGGGAGCTCGGCCCCGCGCTGGGCGAGGGGTTGCTCGCCCTAGGCGCGCTGGTGACCCTGGTCTATCTCCTGGGCGCCACCGCCCAGTTCGTCGGCGGTCATTTCGCCGACCGCGGCAAGGCCAAGGCAGTCTACGTGGTCAGCTTCGCCCTCAAGGCGGCGGCCCTGATCCTGGCCGTCTTCGTGACCGGCTGGCCGGTCGTGGCGGCGGCGGTGGTGGTGGTCTTCGTCTTCGACATCGCGGCGCCGGTGGAGAACGTCCTGATCGCCCGCTTCACCTCCAGCCGGCGGCGCGGCCTGGCCTACGGCCTGCGCAACGGCATCGCCATCCTGGCCGGGCCGCTCGGCGTGCAGCTGGTCGCCTGGCTTTTCGACGAGGCCGTCGGTTTCGACGCCCTGCTGCTGGTCCTGGCCGCGCTCGCCCTGCTGATCCTCTTCGCCGCCCTGCTGCTGCCGGTGGAGCGCCCCGAGCCCGCCGCCCAGACCGGACCCCCGGTCTGA
- the argE gene encoding acetylornithine deacetylase: MSSAETADEPATTAAIRPESRALIEKLIAFDTTSHKSNLELIDFVQDYLGDLGVDCELTYDDDERKANLYATLGPDDKGGIALSGHTDVVPVEGQDWSSDPFAVTEKDGRLYGRGTSDMKSFIAVALAYAPRFLEAGLKTPIHYCFSFDEEVGCIGVPRLLKALARKPVRPKACIVGEPTDMKVVTAHKGMLSLVCRVRGLECHSSLAPQGVNAVQAAARVIVKLEDMARAKAAEGPFDPGYTVPYTTIHTGVVRGGTALNIVPKDCSFVFEFRSLPEDDAEALLAEVKRFAHEEIEPAMKAVAPETGFDWEPRSSFPGLQTPEDAEVVALAKALTGANTTGKVPYGTEAGLFQESGIPVVVCGPGNIAQAHKPDEFIDLAQVALCERFMERLIERTTRA, from the coding sequence GTGTCCAGCGCGGAAACCGCTGACGAACCCGCGACCACGGCCGCAATCCGGCCGGAAAGCCGCGCCTTGATCGAGAAGCTCATCGCTTTCGACACGACCAGCCACAAGTCCAACCTGGAGCTGATCGACTTCGTGCAGGACTACCTGGGCGACCTGGGCGTGGACTGCGAGCTGACCTACGACGACGACGAGCGCAAGGCCAACCTCTACGCGACCCTGGGACCGGACGACAAAGGCGGCATCGCGCTTTCCGGGCATACCGACGTGGTCCCGGTCGAGGGCCAGGACTGGTCGAGCGACCCCTTCGCGGTGACCGAGAAGGACGGCCGGCTCTACGGCCGCGGCACCTCGGACATGAAGTCCTTCATCGCGGTCGCCCTGGCCTACGCGCCGCGCTTCCTCGAGGCGGGGCTCAAGACGCCGATCCACTACTGCTTCTCCTTCGACGAGGAGGTCGGCTGCATCGGCGTGCCGCGGCTCTTGAAGGCGCTGGCCCGGAAGCCGGTGCGGCCCAAGGCCTGCATCGTCGGCGAGCCGACCGACATGAAGGTCGTCACCGCGCACAAGGGCATGCTGTCGCTGGTCTGCCGCGTGCGCGGCCTGGAATGCCACTCCTCCCTGGCGCCGCAAGGGGTGAACGCGGTCCAGGCGGCGGCCCGGGTGATCGTCAAGCTCGAGGACATGGCCCGCGCCAAGGCCGCCGAGGGGCCTTTCGATCCGGGCTATACGGTACCCTACACCACGATCCACACCGGCGTCGTCCGGGGCGGCACGGCGCTCAACATCGTGCCCAAGGACTGCTCCTTCGTCTTCGAGTTCCGCAGCCTGCCGGAGGACGACGCCGAGGCCCTGCTCGCCGAGGTCAAGCGCTTCGCCCACGAGGAGATCGAGCCGGCGATGAAGGCGGTCGCGCCGGAGACCGGCTTCGACTGGGAGCCGCGCTCCAGCTTCCCCGGTCTGCAGACGCCGGAGGACGCCGAGGTCGTGGCCCTGGCCAAGGCCCTGACCGGTGCCAACACCACGGGCAAGGTGCCCTACGGCACCGAGGCCGGGCTGTTCCAGGAGAGCGGCATCCCGGTCGTGGTCTGCGGCCCGGGCAACATCGCCCAGGCCCACAAGCCGGACGAGTTCATCGACCTGGCGCAGGTCGCCCTCTGCGAGCGCTTCATGGAGCGCCTGATCGAACGGACGACCCGGGCATGA
- a CDS encoding transcriptional regulator GcvA: MARRLPPLNALRAFEAAARHLSFTKAAQELHVTQAAISHQVKGLEEILGIQLFRRLNRRLALTEAGQAYLPPLRDAFDAIAGATQRLHEREEGSALKISVLMSFASTWLLPRLSGFRRLHPEIDILVTAGDALVDFEQDDFDMGLRYGLGSYPELQVDVLMGDEIFPVCSPKLLDGPNPLRRPEDLAHHTLLHDVVQGTPDDPDWRLWLREAGVEDVDPTRGPGFSHGNFLLSAAVAGEGVALLRRSLVADEIKARRLVCPFGPVFPTRFVYSLVAPPHKAELPKVVAFRDWISAEVRAFLDSSPQIAGSPAEAAGQA; this comes from the coding sequence ATGGCTCGACGCTTGCCGCCGCTCAACGCCCTGCGCGCCTTCGAGGCCGCCGCCCGGCACCTCTCCTTCACCAAGGCGGCCCAGGAGCTGCACGTGACCCAGGCCGCGATCAGCCACCAGGTCAAGGGGCTGGAGGAGATCCTGGGGATCCAGCTGTTCCGGCGCCTCAACCGGCGCCTCGCGCTCACCGAGGCCGGGCAGGCCTACCTGCCGCCCCTGCGCGACGCCTTCGACGCAATTGCCGGCGCCACCCAACGCCTGCACGAGCGCGAGGAGGGCAGCGCGCTGAAGATCTCGGTCCTGATGTCCTTCGCCTCGACCTGGCTGCTGCCGCGGCTGTCCGGTTTCCGCCGCCTGCACCCCGAGATCGATATCCTGGTGACCGCCGGCGATGCCCTGGTCGACTTCGAGCAGGACGACTTCGACATGGGCCTCCGCTACGGGCTGGGCAGCTATCCCGAGCTGCAGGTCGACGTCCTGATGGGCGACGAGATCTTTCCGGTCTGCTCGCCCAAGCTCCTGGACGGCCCGAATCCCCTGCGCCGGCCCGAGGACCTCGCGCATCACACCCTGCTGCACGACGTGGTCCAGGGTACGCCCGATGACCCGGACTGGCGCCTCTGGCTGCGCGAGGCGGGCGTCGAGGACGTCGACCCGACGCGCGGACCCGGCTTCAGCCACGGCAACTTCCTGCTGAGCGCGGCGGTCGCCGGCGAAGGGGTGGCCCTGCTGCGCCGCTCCCTGGTCGCCGACGAGATCAAGGCCCGCCGCCTGGTCTGCCCCTTCGGCCCGGTCTTTCCGACGCGCTTCGTCTATTCCCTGGTCGCCCCGCCCCACAAGGCCGAGCTGCCGAAGGTCGTCGCCTTCCGCGACTGGATCTCCGCCGAGGTGCGCGCCTTCCTGGACTCCTCGCCGCAGATCGCCGGCAGCCCTGCCGAGGCGGCAGGGCAGGCATGA
- a CDS encoding NAD kinase, whose amino-acid sequence MSKPAFALVAADTAEAKAAVTRLAEHYETVPPEQAEVVVALGGDGLMLETLHGFIDRGTPIYGMNCGSVGFLMNEYHEDGLRERLARAEAVSLHPLRMQADTLAGKRVEALAINEVSLLREERQAAKLRISIDGVVRLEELVCDGALLATPAGSTAYNLSAHGPIVPIGAPLLALTPISAFRPRRWPGALLPHKAVVAFEVLEAGKRPVSATADYTEVREVARVEVREDRAVSLTLLFDPGHNLEERILMEQFQH is encoded by the coding sequence ATGTCAAAGCCCGCCTTCGCGCTGGTCGCCGCCGACACCGCCGAGGCCAAGGCCGCCGTGACCCGGCTCGCCGAGCACTACGAGACGGTGCCGCCGGAGCAGGCCGAGGTCGTGGTCGCGCTGGGCGGCGACGGCCTAATGCTGGAGACCCTGCACGGCTTCATCGACCGCGGCACGCCGATCTACGGGATGAACTGCGGCTCGGTCGGCTTCCTGATGAACGAGTACCACGAGGATGGCCTGCGCGAGCGCCTGGCCCGGGCCGAAGCCGTCTCGCTCCATCCCCTGCGGATGCAGGCCGACACCCTGGCCGGGAAACGGGTCGAGGCCCTGGCGATCAACGAGGTCTCGCTGCTGCGCGAGGAGCGCCAGGCCGCCAAGCTGCGGATCAGCATCGACGGCGTGGTCCGGCTTGAGGAGCTGGTCTGCGACGGCGCGCTGCTGGCGACCCCGGCCGGCAGCACCGCCTACAACCTCTCGGCCCACGGACCCATCGTGCCGATCGGTGCGCCGCTGCTGGCGCTGACCCCGATCAGCGCCTTCCGGCCGCGGCGCTGGCCCGGCGCCCTGCTGCCGCACAAGGCGGTGGTCGCCTTCGAGGTCCTGGAGGCCGGGAAGCGCCCGGTCAGCGCGACCGCCGACTACACAGAGGTCCGCGAGGTCGCCCGGGTCGAGGTCCGCGAGGACCGCGCGGTCTCGCTCACCCTGCTCTTCGACCCCGGCCACAACCTCGAGGAACGCATCCTCATGGAGCAGTTCCAGCACTGA
- a CDS encoding molybdopterin-guanine dinucleotide biosynthesis protein A — translation MVLRQAALLFSLLLVLAGWSGALRADDRHAGYYYPEPQTQETYEARAETLEETSRAVRIGFATGLANQLRARPHAPTMAVFAKGADAQKLILVALQDGRIETLYRARAVFADLTAIARVMPLFAEYGVQDVFTFFDLAKMLGFTQITISDGDDFAHQVFIE, via the coding sequence ATGGTCTTGCGGCAGGCGGCTTTGCTGTTTTCCTTGCTGCTGGTGCTTGCGGGCTGGAGCGGCGCGCTCCGGGCCGATGATCGCCACGCAGGCTACTACTACCCCGAGCCGCAGACCCAGGAGACCTACGAGGCCCGGGCGGAGACCCTGGAGGAGACCAGCCGCGCCGTGCGGATCGGCTTCGCCACCGGGCTCGCCAACCAGCTGCGCGCCCGGCCGCACGCCCCGACCATGGCGGTCTTCGCCAAGGGTGCGGACGCCCAGAAGCTGATCCTGGTCGCCCTGCAGGACGGCCGGATCGAGACCCTCTACCGGGCCCGCGCCGTCTTCGCCGACCTCACCGCGATCGCCCGGGTCATGCCGCTCTTCGCCGAGTACGGCGTGCAGGACGTCTTCACCTTCTTCGACCTGGCCAAGATGCTCGGCTTCACCCAGATCACCATCTCCGACGGCGACGACTTCGCCCACCAGGTCTTCATCGAGTAG
- a CDS encoding AbrB family transcriptional regulator, whose amino-acid sequence MTAGAAPTPGKIGATPGRVALALAIGSLGGAAAQAAELPLAWMIGAMLATTLAAALGLPVAMWLGLRAVMVTVLGVMLGSAFSPEILDRLLEWAVSLACLVVYAGVSGALCLQAFKHLARFDPVTAYFAAMPGGLAEMTLVGGAMGGDERAISLIHSARLLIVILCLPFAFQLLAGYDPALKPAAGDSLTAIGGADLVILVACGALGYLGARALGIPAAPVVGPMVLSAIVHLAGVTAAGPPSELIAAAQVIVGSAIGCRFAGIGRAFVQRAVAAALGGTAIHLVTTLAFAGALAALTGLDFGALVLAYSPGGLAEMSLIALALGSDAAFVATHHIFRIFTIVVLAPAAFRLLRRRNHAG is encoded by the coding sequence ATGACCGCCGGCGCCGCGCCGACGCCGGGCAAGATCGGCGCGACGCCCGGCCGGGTCGCCCTCGCCCTCGCCATCGGCAGCCTGGGCGGCGCGGCGGCCCAGGCGGCGGAGCTGCCCCTGGCCTGGATGATCGGCGCCATGCTGGCGACCACCCTGGCCGCCGCCCTGGGCCTGCCGGTCGCCATGTGGCTCGGCCTGCGCGCGGTCATGGTCACGGTCCTCGGCGTCATGCTGGGCAGCGCCTTCTCGCCGGAGATCCTGGATCGGCTCCTGGAGTGGGCGGTCTCGCTGGCCTGCTTGGTGGTCTACGCCGGCGTCTCCGGCGCGCTCTGCCTGCAGGCCTTCAAGCACCTGGCCCGCTTCGATCCGGTCACCGCCTACTTCGCGGCAATGCCCGGCGGCCTGGCCGAGATGACCCTGGTCGGCGGGGCCATGGGCGGCGACGAGCGGGCGATCTCGCTGATCCATTCCGCCCGACTGCTGATCGTGATCCTCTGCCTGCCCTTCGCCTTCCAGCTGCTGGCCGGCTACGACCCGGCCCTCAAGCCGGCGGCCGGCGATTCGCTCACCGCGATCGGCGGGGCCGACCTGGTGATCCTGGTCGCCTGCGGGGCGCTGGGCTACCTCGGCGCCCGCGCCCTCGGGATCCCGGCCGCCCCGGTGGTCGGCCCGATGGTGCTCTCGGCCATCGTCCACCTCGCCGGCGTCACCGCGGCGGGGCCGCCGAGCGAGCTGATCGCCGCTGCCCAGGTCATCGTCGGCAGCGCGATCGGCTGCCGCTTCGCCGGGATCGGCCGTGCCTTCGTCCAGCGCGCGGTCGCCGCCGCCCTGGGCGGCACGGCGATCCACCTGGTCACGACCCTGGCCTTCGCCGGCGCCCTGGCGGCGCTCACCGGCCTCGACTTCGGGGCCCTGGTCCTGGCCTATTCGCCGGGCGGCCTGGCGGAGATGAGCCTCATCGCCCTGGCTTTGGGCTCGGACGCTGCCTTCGTCGCGACCCATCACATCTTCCGAATCTTTACCATCGTGGTCCTGGCGCCGGCCGCCTTCCGGCTGCTGCGCAGGCGCAACCATGCCGGGTAG
- a CDS encoding succinylglutamate desuccinylase/aspartoacylase family protein: MKVKDEPGAGRTPYPVQLSPPDIAEWRDSQTGFEYFQSFDSGQPGPHVMVSAVVHGNEICGAIAVDRLLRDGLRPKAGWLTLGFANVEAFQRLDLERPDAFRFVDEDFNRVWAEAALDSDRDSAELRRARRLRPLIDSVDLLLDLHSMQHPCVPLMLAGPTDKGLALAQEVGYPATVVCDAGHKAGRRLRDYARFSDPESRKNALLVECGQHYEAAAAEVAMETTLRFLTVAGTVEPGLLADYGYRQAPAPQKVIRITEAVTIESDDFRFAEAYRGLEVIPRAGTVIAEDDGRPVRTPYDNCVLIMPTRRVRPGNTAVRLGRYLA; encoded by the coding sequence ATGAAGGTCAAGGACGAGCCCGGCGCCGGGCGCACGCCCTATCCGGTCCAGCTGAGCCCGCCGGACATCGCCGAGTGGCGCGACAGCCAGACCGGCTTCGAGTACTTCCAGAGCTTCGATTCGGGACAGCCCGGCCCGCACGTCATGGTCTCCGCCGTGGTCCACGGCAACGAGATCTGCGGCGCGATCGCGGTCGACCGCCTGCTGCGGGACGGCCTGCGGCCCAAGGCCGGCTGGCTGACCCTGGGCTTCGCCAACGTCGAGGCCTTCCAAAGGCTCGATCTGGAGCGCCCCGACGCCTTCCGCTTCGTCGACGAGGACTTCAACCGGGTCTGGGCCGAGGCGGCGCTGGACTCCGACCGCGACAGCGCCGAGCTGCGCCGGGCGCGCCGGCTGCGCCCGCTGATCGACTCCGTCGACCTGCTGCTCGACCTGCACTCGATGCAGCACCCCTGCGTGCCCCTGATGCTGGCCGGCCCGACGGACAAGGGCCTGGCCCTCGCCCAGGAGGTCGGCTATCCGGCGACCGTGGTCTGCGACGCCGGGCACAAGGCCGGCCGGCGGCTGCGCGACTACGCCAGGTTCAGCGACCCCGAGAGCCGCAAGAACGCGTTGCTGGTCGAGTGCGGCCAGCACTACGAGGCGGCCGCCGCCGAGGTCGCCATGGAGACGACCCTGCGCTTCCTGACCGTGGCCGGGACCGTCGAGCCCGGCCTGCTGGCCGACTACGGCTACCGCCAAGCGCCGGCGCCGCAGAAGGTCATCCGGATCACCGAGGCGGTGACCATCGAGAGCGACGACTTCCGCTTCGCCGAGGCCTACAGGGGCCTCGAGGTCATCCCCCGGGCCGGCACGGTGATCGCCGAGGACGACGGCCGCCCGGTCCGCACGCCCTACGACAACTGCGTCTTGATCATGCCGACGCGCCGCGTCCGGCCCGGCAACACGGCGGTCAGGCTCGGTCGCTACCTGGCATGA
- the moaA gene encoding GTP 3',8-cyclase MoaA, with protein sequence MPDTSQMIDPFGRAITYLRVSVTDRCDFRCVYCMAEDMTFLPKAEILTLEELDRLCSAFVRQGVRKLRMTGGEPLVRRNIMWLFRRLSRHLESGALDELTVTTNGSQLTKHAAELADLGVRRINVSLDTLDPHKFQAITRWGKLDKVQEGLAAAKAAGLAVKINTVALKGVNDDEFHRLVAWCGDEGYDLTFIEVMPMGDIGGETRVDQYLPLSMVRGILQEKWTLDEIDYRTGGPARYSRCAETGGRIGFITPMTHNFCESCNRVRLTCTGTLYMCLGQEDAADLRAPLRASEDDALVEAAIHEAIARKPKGHDFVIDRRRRKPAVGRHMSVTGG encoded by the coding sequence ATGCCGGATACGTCACAGATGATCGATCCCTTCGGGCGTGCGATCACCTACCTCAGGGTCTCGGTGACGGACCGCTGCGACTTCCGCTGCGTCTACTGCATGGCCGAGGACATGACCTTCCTGCCCAAGGCCGAGATCCTGACGCTGGAGGAGCTCGACCGCCTGTGCAGCGCCTTCGTGCGCCAGGGCGTACGCAAGCTGCGCATGACCGGCGGCGAGCCCCTGGTCCGCCGCAACATCATGTGGCTGTTCCGCCGGCTGTCCCGGCACCTGGAGTCGGGCGCCCTGGACGAACTGACCGTGACCACCAACGGCAGCCAGCTGACCAAGCACGCCGCCGAGCTGGCCGACCTGGGCGTGCGCCGGATCAACGTCTCGCTCGACACCCTGGACCCGCACAAGTTCCAGGCCATCACCCGCTGGGGCAAGCTGGACAAGGTCCAGGAGGGCCTGGCCGCGGCCAAGGCGGCCGGCCTGGCGGTCAAGATCAACACCGTGGCCCTCAAGGGCGTCAACGACGACGAGTTCCACCGCCTTGTCGCCTGGTGCGGCGACGAGGGCTACGACCTGACCTTCATCGAGGTCATGCCCATGGGCGACATCGGCGGCGAGACCCGGGTCGACCAGTACCTGCCGCTGTCCATGGTCCGTGGCATCCTCCAGGAGAAGTGGACCCTGGACGAGATCGACTACCGCACCGGCGGGCCGGCGCGCTACAGCCGCTGCGCGGAGACCGGCGGGCGGATCGGCTTCATCACGCCGATGACCCATAACTTCTGCGAGAGCTGCAACCGGGTGCGCCTGACCTGCACCGGGACGCTCTATATGTGCCTGGGCCAGGAGGACGCCGCCGACCTGCGCGCGCCGCTGCGCGCCAGCGAGGACGACGCCCTGGTCGAGGCCGCGATCCACGAGGCCATCGCCCGCAAGCCCAAGGGCCACGACTTCGTCATCGACCGCCGCCGCCGCAAGCCCGCGGTCGGCCGCCACATGAGCGTCACCGGCGGCTGA
- a CDS encoding aminopeptidase P family protein encodes MERPQVIEIRNGERSPGTFSAAEMDARLAGLRGLMAERGIGHALFTSYHNVNYYSDFLYCAFGRPYGLVVDAAESTLIAANIDAGQPWRRSHGANLTYSDWQRDNFYRAVQRLIPDGAAVGLEFDHLSLQMRDKLAAALPGSRFADLGEDCMRLRMVKSAEEIALIRQGAAIADIGGAACVEAIAPGVPEHEVALAATGAMVREIARRFPDAELRDTWTWFQSGINTDGAHNPVTSRRIAGGDILSLNCFPMIAGYYTALERTLFAGSCDDASLRLWEVNCRVHEEGCRLIRPGVSCGAIARRLNEIYAEHELLEYRTFGYGHSFGVLCHYYGREAALELREDVETVLAPGMVVSMEPMIMLPEGAPGAGGYREHDILVVTEDGAENITGFPYGPAHNIVGG; translated from the coding sequence ATGGAACGCCCGCAGGTCATCGAGATCAGGAACGGCGAGAGGTCGCCCGGCACCTTTTCCGCAGCGGAGATGGATGCCCGGCTCGCCGGGCTGCGCGGACTCATGGCCGAGAGGGGGATCGGCCACGCCCTCTTCACGTCCTACCACAATGTCAACTACTACAGCGACTTCCTCTACTGCGCCTTCGGGCGGCCTTACGGCCTGGTGGTCGACGCGGCCGAGTCGACCCTGATCGCCGCCAACATCGACGCCGGCCAGCCCTGGCGCCGCAGCCATGGCGCCAACCTGACCTACAGCGACTGGCAGCGGGACAACTTCTACCGCGCGGTCCAGCGCCTGATCCCCGACGGCGCGGCCGTCGGCCTGGAGTTCGACCACCTGAGCCTGCAGATGCGCGACAAGCTGGCGGCCGCCCTGCCCGGCAGCCGCTTCGCCGACCTGGGCGAGGACTGCATGCGCCTGCGCATGGTCAAGTCGGCCGAGGAAATCGCCCTGATCCGCCAGGGCGCCGCGATCGCCGACATCGGCGGCGCGGCCTGCGTCGAGGCGATCGCGCCCGGGGTGCCGGAGCACGAGGTCGCCTTGGCGGCGACCGGCGCCATGGTCCGCGAGATCGCCCGGCGCTTTCCCGACGCCGAGCTGCGCGACACCTGGACCTGGTTCCAGTCTGGAATCAACACCGACGGCGCCCACAACCCGGTGACCAGCCGCCGCATCGCCGGCGGCGACATCCTCTCGCTGAACTGCTTTCCGATGATCGCCGGCTACTACACGGCCCTGGAGCGCACGCTCTTCGCCGGGAGCTGCGACGACGCCTCTCTGCGGCTCTGGGAGGTCAACTGCCGGGTCCACGAGGAGGGCTGCCGGCTGATCCGGCCGGGCGTCAGCTGCGGCGCCATCGCGCGCCGCCTGAACGAGATCTACGCCGAGCACGAGCTCCTCGAGTACCGGACCTTCGGCTACGGCCATTCCTTCGGCGTGCTCTGCCACTACTACGGCCGCGAGGCGGCGCTCGAGCTGCGCGAGGACGTGGAGACGGTGCTGGCGCCAGGGATGGTGGTCTCCATGGAGCCGATGATCATGCTGCCGGAGGGCGCGCCGGGCGCCGGCGGCTACCGCGAGCACGACATCCTGGTGGTGACCGAGGACGGCGCCGAGAACATCACCGGCTTCCCCTACGGCCCGGCGCACAACATCGTCGGGGGGTGA
- a CDS encoding SDR family NAD(P)-dependent oxidoreductase, producing MAGRLQDKVAIVTGAGSSGPGWGNGKATAVLMAREGAKVFCTDIDTPALAETLNLILGEGGEAAAQVADVSIAAHVAAIVQSCLDRFGRVDILHNNVGIVEVGGPVEISEADWDRVVEVNLKSMFLTCKQVLPIMVKQGGGAIVNISSIAGIRWTGVPYVSYSATKAAVLGFTRSVALEYAKRGIRANTILPGLLNTPMIVEPLKGAYGQGDVQKMVEVRDAQCPMGHMGDAWDVAYAALFLASDEAKYITGAELVVDGGITAKMA from the coding sequence ATGGCAGGACGCCTGCAGGACAAGGTGGCGATCGTGACCGGCGCCGGGTCTTCGGGGCCGGGCTGGGGCAACGGCAAGGCGACCGCGGTGCTCATGGCCCGCGAGGGCGCCAAGGTCTTCTGCACCGACATCGATACCCCGGCCCTGGCCGAGACCCTGAACCTGATCCTGGGCGAAGGCGGCGAGGCCGCGGCGCAGGTCGCCGACGTCTCGATCGCGGCGCACGTCGCGGCCATCGTCCAGTCCTGCCTTGACCGCTTCGGCCGGGTCGACATCCTGCACAACAACGTCGGCATCGTCGAAGTCGGCGGTCCGGTCGAGATCTCCGAGGCCGACTGGGACCGGGTCGTCGAGGTGAACCTCAAGTCGATGTTCCTGACCTGCAAGCAGGTGCTGCCGATCATGGTCAAGCAGGGCGGCGGCGCGATCGTCAACATCTCCTCGATCGCCGGGATCCGCTGGACCGGCGTGCCCTACGTCTCCTATTCGGCGACCAAGGCGGCGGTCCTGGGCTTCACCCGCTCGGTCGCGCTGGAGTACGCGAAGCGGGGCATCCGCGCGAACACGATCCTGCCCGGCCTGTTGAACACGCCGATGATCGTCGAGCCCCTGAAGGGCGCCTACGGCCAGGGCGACGTCCAGAAGATGGTCGAGGTGCGCGACGCCCAGTGCCCCATGGGCCACATGGGCGACGCCTGGGACGTCGCCTACGCCGCGCTCTTCCTGGCCAGCGACGAGGCCAAGTACATCACCGGCGCCGAGCTGGTGGTCGACGGCGGCATCACCGCCAAGATGGCCTGA